In one window of Camelina sativa cultivar DH55 chromosome 15, Cs, whole genome shotgun sequence DNA:
- the LOC104746041 gene encoding DNA-directed RNA polymerases II, IV and V subunit 9A, whose product MSTMKFCRECNNILYPKEDKEQKILLYACRNCDHQEVADNSCVYRNEVHHSVSERTQILTDVASDPTLPRTKAVRCAKCQHSEAVFFQATARGEEGMTLFFVCCNPNCGHRWRE is encoded by the exons ATGAGTACTATGAAGTTTTGCCGCGaatg TAATAACATTCTGTATCCTAAGGAGGACAAGGAGCAGAAGATCCTCCTCTACGCTTGCCGTAATTGTGATCACCAG GAAGTAGCTGATAATAGCTGTGTGTACAGAAACGAGGTTCATCACTCTGTAAGTGAACGAACTCAGATCCTAACGGATGTGGCTTCTGACCCTACTCTTCCCAGAACCAAGGCTGTGCGTTGTGCCAAGTGTCAGCATAGCGAGGCCGTCTTCTTCCAG GCTACGGCTAGAGGGGAAGAAGGAATGACATTGTTCTTTGTCTGCTGCAACCCGAATTGTGGTCATCGCTGGAGAGAGTAG
- the LOC104746042 gene encoding bifunctional TENA-E protein, producing MTLKILVRSEKKKKQLQMEKRGVIDTWIDKHRSIYTAATRHAFVVSIRDGSVDLSSFRTWLGQDYLFVRGFVPFVASVLIRAGKESGESSDMEVVLGGMASLNGEIEWFKTEASKWDVDFSTVVPQKANQEYLRFLEALMSNEVKYSVMMTAFWATEAVYQESFAHCLEDGNKTPVELTGACHRWGNDGFKQYCSSVKSIAERCLENASGEALAEAEDVLVRVLEYEVAFWEMSRGGD from the exons ATGACTTTAAAGATTCTTGTAagaagtgagaagaagaagaagcaattgcAAATGGAGAAGAGAGGGGTGATCGACACGTGGATTGATAAGCACCGTTCGATTTACACGGCGGCTACACGTCATGCCTTCGTCGTCTCGATCCGCGACGGATCCGTTGATCTCTCGTCCTTCAGAACTTGGCTG GGGCAAGATTATCTGTTCGTGAGAGGATTCGTGCCGTTTGTAGCGAGTGTGTTGATCAGAGCCGGTAAAGAATCCGGCGAGAGTTCCGATATGGAAGTGGTTCTTGGTGGTATGGCATCGTTGAACGGTGAAATCGAATGGTTTAAAACAGAAGCATCGAAATGGGATGTTGACTTCTCGACCGTTGTGCCTCAAAAGGCTAATCAAGAATATCTCAG GTTTCTGGAAGCTCTGATGAGTAATGAGGTGAAGTATTCAGTGATGATGACAGCTTTCTGGGCAACTGAAGCAGTGTATCAAGAGAGCTTTGCTCACTGTTTAGAAGACGGGAACAAAACCCCTGTGGAGCTTACAGGTGCTTGTCATCGGTGGGGCAATGATGGGTTTAAACAGTATTGTTCTTCTGTCAAGAGCATTGCTGAACGGTGTCTGGAGAATGCCTCTGGTGAAGCTCTGGCTGAAGCTGAAGATGTGCTTGTACGTGTTCTTGAATACGAGGTCGCGTTCTGGGAGATGAGCCGTGGAGGAGATTAG
- the LOC104746045 gene encoding universal stress protein PHOS32, with the protein MAESGGRRIGVAVDFSDCSKKALSWAIDNVVRDGDHLILITIAHDMHYEEGEMQLWETVGSPYIPLSEFSDAAVMKKYAVKPDAQTLDILNTASREKSITVVMKIYWGDPREKICAAAEQIPLSSLVMGNRGLGGLKRMIMGSVSNHVVNNVACPVTVVKGHI; encoded by the exons atgGCGGAGAGTGGTGGACGGAGGATCGGAGTAGCAGTGGATTTCTCGGATTGTAGCAAGAAGGCTTTGAGCTGGGCGATCGATAACGTGGTTCGTGATGGCGATCATCTCATCCTCATCACCATAGCTCACGATATGCATTACGAGGAAGGCGAGATGCAGCTCTGGGAGACCGTTGGATCAC CTTATATTCCGCTGAGTGAATTCTCTGATGCTGCTGTGATGAAGAAGTATGCTGTGAAGCCAGATGCTCAAACCCTTGACATTCTCAACACTGCCTCTAGGGAGAAATCT ATTACAGTAGTGATGAAGATATACTGGGGAGATCCTCGTGAGAAGATTTGTGCAGCAGCTGAACAGATTCCCCTCTCAAGTCTTGTCATGGGTAACCGAGGCCTTGGTGGCCTTAAGAGGATGATCATGGGAAGCGTGAGCAACCATGTGGTGAACAATGTTGCATGCCCTGTGACCGTTGTGAAGGGTCACATCTGA
- the LOC104746040 gene encoding uncharacterized protein LOC104746040, which yields MGSLLELAALLIITTMCVNVVLICDAQNARIPTTGFDNPRTTVFIHNDLGGSLLLWYHCKSKSDDFGVSVMPPNETWSFKFKPSIFGGTLFFCRFGWEHEMHYFDIYKQSRDREFAKFGCRNCHWKIQKNGACKLNKETNMYDVCQPWNS from the coding sequence atgggttctCTACTAGAACTTGCGGCTCTCTTAATCATTACGACTATGTGTGTTAATGTAGTATTGATATGTGACGCTCAAAATGCTAGGATTCCTACAACCGGTTTCGACAACCCAAGGACAACAGTGTTTATACACAATGATCTTGGTGGTTCTTTGCTGTTGTGGTATCATTGTAAATCAAAAAGCGATGATTTTGGAGTCTCGGTTATGCCACCAAATGAAACATGGTCGTTTAAATTCAAACCCAGTATTTTTGGGGgcactttgtttttttgcagGTTTGGATGGGAACATGAGATGCATTACTTCGATATCTACAAACAGAGCAGAGACAGAGAATTCGCCAAGTTTGGATGTAGGAATTGCCATTGGAAGATCCAAAAAAATGGAGCTTgcaaattaaacaaagaaactaaCATGTATGATGTTTGTCAACCTTGGAATTCTTAG
- the LOC104746043 gene encoding ubiquitin-conjugating enzyme E2 32 produces MADERYNRKNPAVKRILQEVKEMQANPSDDFMSLPLEENIFEWQFAIRGPGDTEFEGGIYHGRIQLPADYPFKPPSFMLLTPNGRFETNTKICLSISNYHPEHWQPSWSVRTALVALIAFMPTSPNGALGSVDYPKEERRTLAIKSREAPPKYGSPERQKIIDEIHHYILSKATVVPKAIPLECNQTPSTDTVAQSQTEPQEAITVVEELSIATTDTIVADQIIEETPEAVTAAANVVPAAAALTAVEVADRASVSGEQTTVTRRAAQKPVDDRLFTWAAVGLTIAIVVLLLKKFIRSSGYGAGFIDQS; encoded by the exons ATGGCGGATGAGAGGTATAACCGGAAGAATCCGGCTGTGAAGAGAATTTTGCAGGAGGTTAAGGAGATGCAAGCAAATCCTTCTGATGATTTTATGTCTCTCCCTCTTGAG GAGAATATCTTTGAATGGCAATTCGCTATCCGTGGTCCTGGTGATACTGAATTTGAGGGCGGGATTTATCATGGGAGGATTCAGCTGCCTGCAGATTACCCTTTCAAACCTCCTTCATTCATGTTATTGACT cCTAATGGTCGCTTTGAAACCAATACCAAGATTTGTTTGAGCATTTCAAATTACCACCCCGAGCATTGGCAACCTTCATGGAGTG ttCGTACTGCTTTGGTGGCTCTTATTGCATTCATGCCCACAAGTCCCAATGGAGCACTGGGCTCTGTAGATTATCCAAAGGAGGAGAGGCGTACACTAGCCATTAAATCACGTGAGGCACCTCCCAAGTATGGCTCTCCTGAACGGCAAAAAATTATTGATGAG ATTCATCACTACATCCTTAGCAAAGCAACCGTGGTTCCAAAAGCCATTCCTCTTGAATGTAACCAAACACCGTCTACTGATACAGTAGCTCAGTCCCAAACTGAGCCACAGGAAGCCATAACGGTAGTGGAAGAGCTATCCATCGCTACAACAGACACCATAGTTGCTGATCAAATCATAGAAGAGACACCTGAAGCAGTCACTGCAGCAGCTAATGTGGTTCCTGCTGCAGCAGCATTAACAGCGGTTGAAGTTGCAGACAGAGCTTCTGTAAGTGGTGAGCAAACAACGGTAACCAGAAGAGCAGCTCAGAAGCCAGTCGATGACAGACTATTCACGTGGGCTGCGGTTGGGCTCACAATCGCAATCGTGGTTCTTCTCCTGAAGAAGTTCATACGATCAAGTGGTTACGGTGCTGGGTTTATAGATCAGTCCTGA
- the LOC104748244 gene encoding uncharacterized protein LOC104748244: MGSLLEFAALLIITNICVNVVLIYGAQNTRVPTTGFDNPKTTVFIHNDLGGPLLWYHCKSKNDDFGVSTMPPNGMWSFDFKPSIFGGTLFFCSFGWEHEMHYFDIYKQSRDREFAKFGCKNCHWKIHKNGACKLNKDTNLYDVCHPWNS; the protein is encoded by the coding sequence atgggttctCTACTAGAATTTGCTGCTCTCTTAATCATCACGAATATTTGTGTTAATGTAGTATTGATATATGGCGCTCAAAATACTAGGGTTCCTACAACTGGTTTCGACAACCCAAAAACAACAGTGTTTATACATAATGATCTTGGTGGTCCTTTGTTGTGGTATCATTGTAAATCAAAAAACGATGATTTTGGAGTCTCGACTATGCCACCAAATGGAATGTGGTCGTTTGATTTCAAACCCAGTATTTTTGGAGgcactttatttttttgcagttttggaTGGGAACATGAGATGCATTATTTCGATATCTACAAACAGAGCAGAGACAGAGAATTCGCCAAATTTGGATGTAAAAATTGTCATTGGAAGATCCACAAAAATGGAGCTTgcaaattaaacaaagacaCTAATTTGTATGATGTTTGTCATCCTTGGAATTCTTAG
- the LOC104746044 gene encoding B3 domain-containing protein At3g17010-like translates to MGWNTGFDLIKQERKNLGFFKIFQSADLSSEYMRAFPYNFMSKISKKDFSYKMVIRAQWGKSWNVVVSKNTRYYYIEKRGWDQFVSDNSLGRNEFITFIHKGKMIFNVYIYEQNCMEILIPRNLLSMDSSSGEGQRSYKDVKKENEEMDESPGRVEIKISKKKTEETKTSKKKMLNKKVKNGTERGESSRGVELKAMKKKGEASISSKTKKKRKSKSNKKVIDGVPEFEITIKKSYLKFLAIPKQFVDDHLPQKSKMFTIRHPNGKSWKVLCLVREVRTIFSGGYSKLAREFPISVGDKCNFKLIDTFEFVLDIPKKTREETTHCMII, encoded by the exons atgGGTTGGAACACTGGTTTTGATCTGATTAAACAAGAAAGGAAGAACTTGGgtttcttcaagatctttcaGAGTGCAGATTTGTCATCTGAGTACATG AGAGCGTTTCCATACAACTTCATGAGCAAAATCTCTAAGAAAGACTTCTCTTACAAGATGGTGATAAGAGCGCAGTGGGGAAAGTCTTGGAATGTAGTAGTCTCCAAGAACACGAGATACTACTACATCGAGAAGCGTGGATGGGATCAGTTTGTGAGTGACAACTCTTTGGGAAGAAACGAGTTTATTACTTTCATTCACAAAGGGAAGATGATCTTTAATGTCTACATCTACGAGCAGAACTGCATGGAGATCCTCATACCTCGAAATCTCCTGTCAATGGACTCTTCTA GTGGAGAAGGACAACGCAGCTACAAAGATGTGAAGAAGGAAAATGAGGAAATGGATGAATCTCCTGGACGAGTTGAGATCAAGATAAGTAAGAAGAAAACTGAAGAGACCAAAACatccaagaagaagatgttgaataAGAAAGTGAAGAATGGTACGGAAAGAGGTGAGTCTTCGAGAGGAGTTGAGCTTAAAGCtatgaagaagaaaggtgaGGCTTCCATATCATCAAAgactaagaagaagagaaagagcaaGAGCAACAAAAAGGTCATTGATGGTGTTCCAGAATTCGAAATCACCATTAAGAAATCATACCTCAAGTTCctg GCAATcccaaaacagtttgtggatgaTCATCTCCCACAGAAGTCTAAGATGTTCACGATTCGTCACCCAAATGGGAAGTCATGGAAGGTGCTTTGTTTGGTGAGGGAGGTTCGGACAATCTTCTCAGGTGGATACTCGAAACTGGCTAGGGAGTTCCCTATATCGGTTGGTGACAAATGCAACTTCAAGCTCATCGACACCTTCGAGTTTGTGCTAGATATCCCCAAGAAGACTAGAGAGGAGACCACTCACTGCATGATCATTTGA